The DNA segment attttcctaacaaaatcataaatttattataaaatatttaattaaaaaatattattataagataCACTAGTTTTTTATATGTTCGGACTAAtctatcttaattttttaaaatttctaaaataacaaaaatttatttgaaccAAAGCgtctaatttatatatttttacggaaaagctctgcatacaagccattagggcttgtatgctttacaagtttattaaatgataaattaaaaatactcgCTCCTCCAGCTACGTTGattacacgcgctatataaTATGCCGCGTATATCTAacttccaaatttaaaatatttgtttccttcttcgttttcgttattttgagatttggttgttcttcttctcgcgcGTCTTCCCTCATTCTTCTCCATCGatcttttcctctccttttctcACTGGTATGTTCTTCGTTTACGTTNNNNNNNNNNNNNNNNNNNNNNNNNNNNNNNGCTGAACATTGTTTAATTACCTGGAATTTATAGCAGATGCTCGGGTGTAGATCAAttcttctttgggtgtattttagctataagtgtgggtgtatatacactttactggttttttgttatttttaattgagttgttgttgttcagttgtattatatgtattatattagacatgattgtgtgtgtttttagtttttgagatggtgtattctgcagtcTGTGTATTCACAGTTTTTGGCTTTAAAGGTCATTCTGTGGTTGAGTTGTTTCGGTTCGGGTGTATCATAtaagacatgattgggtgtattttgtatcatatctatgggtgtattcaCAGTTCTGATGGTTTATTGTGCAGcctctctctgttgttgatgacgAGCTTGTTCCgaaggttggaatgacctttaGGACCCTTGAAGATGCCGGAAAATTTTACAGGGACTATGCCAAGGCTGCAGGTTTCTCTACAAGAGTTCGGTGCACAAATAGGAAgggaaacgagattaagaatcaactgattacatgtagcagagagggaaaatggaaatctaaaatatctccaaCCGAGAAGACCAATCCGACAGCCGGTTTAAactgtcctgcaagaatttatatacacacattgaaggatgtcggtgcttggatcatttcaaaggttgtgctggatcattcacacccctgctgtccaagcaaagcagagatgctcaaacagcacagggaactaagcatgtccattcGTCGTACGATAGAGAATAACGACGAGGCCGGtatcagaccaagcaaaacctaccaatcatttgttgcggctgccgggggtcaccgcgagttaaattttatcgaaaaggacgtgaggaattacattaccagggaagtgcggaatgtttccgaacaagaagatgcaaaggaattcgggaaatatttcttaagaatgaaagagaagaatccgaatttcttttttgagctcGAACTCGAGGAGGATCAATCGATTAAGCTGGCCTTTTGGGCCGACGCAAGAAGCAGAGCGGCCTGTGAGTATTTCGGAGACGTCATTTCATtcgacaccacctacaatacaaacaggtaacaaactgtccctttttatgatgctaaattaatttatttttatgaatccgCGGCAGAGGTGTATATTGGCCGTTTCATTGGGTGTATTCTAAGCATTTGTTGGGGTGTACCTAATGATTTTGCATTCTGGACCATGGCAATTCgtttcaggtataatttggtctgtggttcttttgtcggggtgaatcaccacggccagtcaacacttctcggatgctctttgatgaagaacgaagaaattgaatcattcaaatggttatttcaatgctggcttcgttgcatgggaggaaacGCTCCGAAAGGTTTTCTCACCGATCAGTgcgcatcaatgaaaagggctttagaggcctgtatgccaacaacagttcaccgttggtgtatttggcacatcatgaagaagattccaagcaaattaaacgggtACAAGGCACACGCCGATATCGAACAACAAATGAGccatgttgtttggaactctcacAGCAAAGACTCGTTCGATAGGAATTGGAACGATTTTCTGGTGAATTTTGGTCTTGCCGACAACAAGTGGCTCTTAggtaatgtgtttttaaattctgcagcagaggtgtaaattgtaCTGTCTCTCGGGTGTATTTTACTgtgtgtgtttgggtgtattatgcagatctgtaCGAAGACCGTCACATATGGGTTCCTGTTTATCTGGACCACCACTTctgggcagggatgagaagcacacaaaggagcgagagcatgcattcattttttaacaagtacaTCACCCGGAACAGCTCGCTCATTCAGTTCGTCAAACAGTACGATAATTTCCTCGGAAGTAGggagcaagcagagagagaatcagatgctgcagattttcatacggTCATACCATGTGCAACCAAATCCCCCATCGAAACTCAGTTTCAAGATGCGTACACCCAGGCAAAGTTTAGGGAAGTCCAAGCCCAATTCAGAGGAAAGGCAAATTGCATCACCAGATTAAAGAATTCTGCTCTAGGCTATTCAGTATACGAAGTCGGAGAACAagtttccagctcaatattGGACAAGTTCGCGGTTACCTACGACTCAGTTGCAGCCGAGGTAAAAtgccaatgcttattattcgagtcgagagggatactgtgccgtcacgcactaagcgtgttaagcttCGAACAAGTTAGCCAAGTGTCCCCTAGGTACATACtggaacgatggagcaagaaggtaaagaggcgacacacacacatcaagagcagccacgacgagccactaattgagccaagaagcaagaggttCGACCAACTTGTTTTCCGTTCGCAAAATATTTGCGAATTTGCCTCCGAATCAGAGGAGCTGACTGCAATTCTGCACCGTGCGTACGATAACGTCATGGCCGAGATGGAAGCAGtaaaagccaaaaggaaggggACATCCTCTTTATCGCACGAAGAcgccaacttggaatccgttaatgagcttcaaagcccgccaaggattcgaacaagaggacgtccaaaaaacaggctaggttcaaagctcgagaaacagattgcaaatgccacaaagaagaagaagacgaaagttttaagcgaggtaaatgtaatgttctttaaatttgtggcgattgagtttatttttctcgttaatagtttagctaatgtgtgagtgttatattcagataaacctgtttgatgctgcatcagcggTGCATTCAAGTAGCAGCCAATACCAGGGACAAGTTATAAATTATCAGTTCAGGGTACCAGCAGCAGGGGATAactctttgggtgtatagttatAGGGAGTATGTGTGTAAAATCCCTGTtacctttgggtgtatttttgttaatagacaatttatatatagagagatatatagatacatatagAACAAGAGCTGTAAAAATTCACAGGTTATGGGGGTATATTTCAGttgatgtttttttttcatattttagtaGATGTAATTCATtcattttgaatacagcacagaCAATTGGGTGTATATTTTTACTCAACCTCGGGTGTATTATTATACTAGTGTTGGGTGTAACAATTTATAACATGCGTATGCTTTGATTTTTTGCTTTATGTTTTACCACCTGTAATACAGTTTTTGAATACATCACAGACAGTTTAGCAGCACAGATATTTTAACTATGGGAAAAAATATACatggaaaaaatatatatacatcacaAACATTTACATCATTTGTTCAATTTACAAACTACCCAGTTTCTATATCCTCAGAATTAATCTGACAAAACGGACTTAATAATACAGAGGATGGCTTCGACAGCCTTATACCACTACTCTCTCTGATTGCCTGATCTCTCTGTCTATTCAACTCACTGAATAGTATCCGGGAAGCATATTCCACTCTGTAGTGGTCCACCTCCTCCTACAATTAAAAAGTATGTTATGTTTAAACAGAAATATTAATTCAGTAAAGTAATACAGAGTTATATACTTCTAAAGACAGTTACCTGTGTCCAGTTATCCCATTCATACTTCCccttttttaatgttttccggCTCTATTAACTCATGCCACTTCATTACGTAAATAGCGCAGTCATAGCTGAATatcgaagaaaaaaaattacaaatctcaTTTAGGAAAGTTTAAGGTTCAGAGTCACAAATCTGTACCTTGTTTTTTGGCCTGAAATTTTAACATATGGCGCTTtaatttccttctccttctcgccTTTCTCGAGAGGTTTCCCGCCGGCATATGCTATCAATCTTGAAAATACATATCccttaaataccaaaacaaGTCAGTAATACACCCGAATCAATTGACAAGACACACCCAACTTAATATGGAATATACACCCaactcaaatttcaaaatagACCTATCTATTAAAGTAAAGAAGACAGAGGCAACTTACagtgaatttattaatttcCTTTCTCTCAGGGCTTGGAGCTTTTTTGTGTAGCGGGTCAAGTATTTGACATTTCCGCGTTCTTGTATTTATTAGCCACAACCACCAATGTCCCGAGTGGCAAACAagagcaaaaatctgaaggaTTGCCAGATTTCAACAGTCTGTTATTTTATCTGGCATATAAGTAAGTAAGCGTACTAACAAATTTACGAAACAaaaacttacatatggatgCGAACTTAATTTTCTTCTATCTATGAAGGGAATGAAATTGGGGTAGGCTTCCACGCtgaattccttgtttgttttcGGAGATATGAATTCCCCCTTTGGGTGATCCGAAAGTGCCATGCTCTGCAAGAATTGCAATACAAGAAATGAAAACATGAACATAAGCAACTTACACCCAATCTAAGctaaaaaaatacacccaaacccattcataaaatacacccaaagttcgtagaagtaacacttaccacaatatctggggggagacagtatatttgtgcatgaaacctcttttcctttttctggtTTAGGATGAGGCAGATGGCAGATACAACCtagaaatcaattttaaattattaaacattGCAGTTGACTTTGGTGAAAAAACATT comes from the Arachis duranensis cultivar V14167 chromosome 7, aradu.V14167.gnm2.J7QH, whole genome shotgun sequence genome and includes:
- the LOC110273831 gene encoding protein FAR-RED IMPAIRED RESPONSE 1-like yields the protein MTFRTLEDAGKFYRDYAKAAGFSTRVRCTNRKGNEIKNQLITCSREGKWKSKISPTEKTNPTAGLNCPARIYIHTLKDVGAWIISKVVLDHSHPCCPSKAEMLKQHRELSMSIRRTIENNDEAGIRPSKTYQSFVAAAGGHRELNFIEKDVRNYITREVRNVSEQEDAKEFGKYFLRMKEKNPNFFFELELEEDQSIKLAFWADARSRAACEYFGDVISFDTTYNTNRYNLVCGSFVGVNHHGQSTLLGCSLMKNEEIESFKWLFQCWLRCMGGNAPKGFLTDQCASMKRKIPSKLNGYKAHADIEQQMSHVVWNSHSKDSFDRNWNDFLVNFGLADNKWLLGNVFLNSAAEV